A part of Aquibium oceanicum genomic DNA contains:
- a CDS encoding SRPBCC family protein has translation MTLDIEPGAAPDVSQARAVATNVRFATLTFERDVAAPPATLWEAWTAPAARTVWSAPTPSVTVEYLEAGTRVGGREVSLCKVAGEPDIRCDIGWLDLRAPSRSVNSEVISREGETLSAALVTAAIEGNGEHSRIQVTVQLSSLAEDMEEGYRQGFGAGLDNLSAVAGRTMILQRVIAAPRHLVWKAWMNEETLPQWWGPDGFSCKTKRIDLRQGGEWVFDMIGPDGTVFPNHHRYGEVRVEDRMSYELLWGENGPKHADAWAVFEDLGGTTKVTLGMVFSTAAEYHTAKGFGAVELGLQTLGKLERFVFSR, from the coding sequence ATGACACTGGATATCGAACCGGGCGCCGCCCCGGATGTCTCACAAGCCCGGGCCGTCGCAACGAATGTCCGTTTCGCGACCCTGACCTTCGAGCGCGACGTCGCCGCGCCGCCGGCGACGCTCTGGGAAGCCTGGACGGCGCCCGCCGCCCGCACGGTCTGGTCCGCGCCGACACCGTCCGTGACCGTCGAGTATCTGGAGGCCGGCACGCGCGTCGGCGGCCGCGAGGTCTCGCTCTGCAAGGTCGCGGGCGAGCCCGACATCCGTTGCGATATCGGTTGGCTCGACCTGCGCGCACCGTCGCGCAGCGTGAACTCGGAGGTGATTTCCCGCGAAGGCGAAACGTTGTCGGCCGCGCTGGTGACAGCGGCGATCGAAGGGAATGGCGAGCACAGCCGCATCCAGGTGACCGTGCAGCTCTCGTCGCTGGCCGAGGATATGGAGGAGGGCTATCGGCAGGGTTTCGGAGCGGGGCTGGACAATCTCTCGGCCGTTGCCGGACGGACGATGATACTGCAGCGCGTGATCGCGGCGCCGCGTCACCTGGTGTGGAAGGCCTGGATGAACGAGGAGACCCTGCCGCAATGGTGGGGGCCGGACGGGTTTTCCTGCAAGACGAAGAGGATCGACCTGCGGCAGGGCGGCGAATGGGTCTTCGACATGATCGGTCCCGACGGAACGGTCTTTCCCAACCACCATCGCTACGGCGAGGTGCGGGTGGAGGACAGGATGTCTTACGAGCTCCTGTGGGGCGAAAACGGGCCCAAACATGCCGATGCATGGGCCGTGTTCGAGGATTTGGGCGGCACGACGAAGGTGACGCTCGGCATGGTCTTCAGCACGGCGGCCGAATACCATACGGCGAAAGGCTTCGGGGCCGTGGAACTGGGGCTTCAGACGCTCGGCAAGCTGGAACGGTTTGTCTTCTCCCGTTGA
- a CDS encoding ArsR/SmtB family transcription factor, producing MAKHDPDLSLLFHALADPTRRSILTRLAEGPAPVTELANPTGLRLPTVMRHLSVLEEAGLIATSKDGRVRTCAVVPEALVPIRTWLDEQRAIWEARLDRLDAYVMTLMKDADE from the coding sequence GTGGCTAAGCATGATCCAGACCTCTCGCTTCTCTTTCACGCCTTGGCGGACCCGACGCGGCGGTCGATTCTCACCCGGCTCGCGGAGGGACCCGCGCCGGTCACGGAGTTGGCGAACCCCACGGGACTGCGCCTGCCGACCGTGATGCGGCACCTCTCCGTGCTGGAGGAGGCGGGGCTGATCGCGACGTCGAAAGACGGGCGTGTCCGCACCTGCGCCGTCGTACCCGAAGCCCTGGTCCCAATCCGGACATGGCTCGATGAACAGCGGGCCATCTGGGAAGCCCGGCTCGACAGGCTGGATGCCTATGTGATGACCTTGATGAAGGATGCCGACGAATGA
- a CDS encoding TRAP transporter substrate-binding protein has protein sequence MLRKLLASAAVAVSAMVLTGAAMAADYNWTFQTSETAGEPGFVNKQKWAETVKELSGGRIEIEIVPIGAVVPHTDTLEAVGGGILQGHLTDPSYFAGKDPAFAMMGNLVGAWSDPFELLGFMQSGGGHELYSELVEPYGVHFIGAAATEPEAFVSSKPIRTVEDLKGIKLRAPEGMVYEIFSKAGASPVALPGSEVFTALDKGVVDAADYTVFATNQAQGMNDIAHYPLYPGFHSLPLIDISMTKSIWDELPDDLKAVLNASVDVFIFQHVYSVRKLDAEAVAKAKENPDIEIINWSGDERAKFRRIAQQEWETWAAKTEMTQRYYDAVVAYLKGRNLL, from the coding sequence ATGTTGAGAAAACTGCTCGCAAGCGCAGCCGTCGCCGTATCGGCGATGGTCCTGACCGGCGCCGCCATGGCGGCTGACTACAACTGGACGTTCCAGACGTCCGAGACAGCCGGTGAACCCGGCTTCGTGAACAAGCAGAAATGGGCCGAGACGGTGAAGGAACTGTCCGGCGGTCGCATCGAGATCGAGATCGTGCCCATCGGCGCGGTCGTTCCGCACACCGACACGCTGGAAGCCGTCGGCGGCGGAATACTGCAGGGGCACTTGACCGACCCGAGCTACTTCGCCGGCAAGGACCCCGCCTTCGCGATGATGGGGAATCTCGTCGGCGCCTGGAGCGATCCGTTCGAACTGCTCGGCTTCATGCAGTCCGGCGGCGGGCACGAACTCTATTCCGAACTGGTCGAGCCCTATGGCGTGCACTTCATCGGCGCGGCTGCGACCGAGCCGGAGGCCTTCGTCTCCTCCAAACCGATCCGCACCGTCGAGGACCTGAAGGGCATCAAGCTGCGCGCACCGGAAGGCATGGTCTACGAGATCTTCTCCAAAGCCGGCGCGTCGCCGGTGGCGCTGCCGGGCTCGGAAGTCTTCACCGCCCTCGACAAGGGCGTCGTCGACGCCGCCGACTATACCGTCTTCGCCACCAACCAGGCGCAGGGCATGAACGACATCGCCCACTATCCGCTCTATCCCGGCTTCCACTCGCTGCCGCTGATCGACATTTCGATGACCAAGTCGATCTGGGACGAACTGCCCGACGACCTGAAGGCGGTCCTGAACGCGTCCGTCGACGTGTTCATCTTCCAGCACGTCTATTCGGTGCGCAAACTCGATGCGGAGGCCGTCGCCAAGGCCAAGGAGAACCCGGACATCGAGATCATCAACTGGTCGGGCGACGAGCGTGCCAAGTTCCGCCGCATCGCCCAGCAGGAGTGGGAGACCTGGGCGGCCAAGACCGAAATGACCCAGCGCTACTACGATGCGGTCGTCGCCTATCTCAAGGGACGCAACCTGCTCTGA
- a CDS encoding TRAP transporter small permease subunit, producing MSDNPQPGDPANDGDAEIRSRLDRVVAAAAKPLSWAIFLAFVISVYEVIARYVFDSPTYWAHESTTFLIAAIFLVGGPIALSRDKHIRVRMIYDAVSPETRRWLDVANSIIAMIFFAGLGYAGWIMAWKATHTPTGAIHFEGTGTAWNPPTPALLKILILGCVVLMFVQSALHLVKALRRDVPHDPRGDR from the coding sequence ATGTCGGACAATCCGCAGCCCGGCGATCCGGCGAACGACGGCGACGCCGAGATCCGCTCGCGGCTCGACCGCGTGGTGGCCGCCGCGGCCAAGCCGTTGTCGTGGGCGATCTTCCTCGCCTTCGTGATCAGCGTCTACGAGGTCATCGCCCGATACGTCTTCGACAGCCCCACCTACTGGGCCCATGAATCGACGACCTTCCTGATCGCCGCCATCTTCCTGGTCGGCGGCCCTATCGCGCTCTCGCGCGACAAGCACATCCGCGTGCGCATGATCTACGACGCCGTCTCGCCCGAGACGCGCCGCTGGCTCGACGTGGCCAATTCCATCATCGCGATGATCTTCTTCGCCGGGCTCGGCTATGCCGGCTGGATCATGGCCTGGAAGGCGACCCACACGCCCACCGGCGCGATTCATTTCGAGGGCACCGGCACGGCCTGGAACCCGCCGACACCGGCGCTGCTGAAGATCCTCATCCTGGGATGCGTGGTGCTGATGTTCGTCCAGTCGGCGCTTCACCTCGTCAAGGCGCTCCGGCGCGACGTGCCGCACGACCCGCGCGGAGACCGTTGA
- a CDS encoding TRAP transporter large permease — translation MGLSALGIENGTYLLVALIFLLLLTGMPLAWVTGLVALLFTFGWFGGNALPLVTSRIFGFITEYSLVAIPMFILMAALLDRSGIAKDLFNGMRVLAGRLPGGVAVQTLIVAILMAAMSGVIGGEIVLLGILALPQMLRLGYDRSLSIGVVCAGGSLGTMMPPSIVLIIYGLVAGVSIADLFVAAITPAMLLLGCYIAYVLIRCLRDPSLGPPMSAEEHAEESLGSALRSLVAPLFIVLVVLGSIYGGIASITEAAALGVSSVIVISALRRELNFAMMQESLVHTLETCGMIIWIGIAAAVLVGVYNLMGGNRFVSAAILGLDASPVVIIMVMMLILLVLGMFLDWIGIALLTLPIFVPIITELGFDPIWFGILFAVNMQVSYLTPPFGPAAFYLKSVAPPDITLKHIYTALLPFIGLQLLVLALLLFFPQIAIWPL, via the coding sequence ATGGGGCTCAGCGCGCTCGGCATCGAGAACGGCACGTATCTGCTCGTCGCCCTGATCTTCCTCCTGCTCTTGACCGGTATGCCACTCGCCTGGGTGACCGGCCTCGTCGCCCTGCTCTTCACCTTCGGATGGTTCGGCGGCAACGCGCTGCCGCTGGTCACCTCGCGCATATTCGGCTTCATCACCGAGTATTCGCTGGTCGCCATACCGATGTTCATCCTCATGGCGGCGCTGCTCGACAGGTCGGGAATAGCGAAGGACCTCTTCAACGGCATGCGCGTGCTCGCCGGGCGGCTGCCCGGCGGCGTGGCGGTGCAGACGCTGATCGTCGCCATCCTGATGGCCGCCATGTCGGGCGTGATCGGCGGCGAGATCGTGCTGCTCGGCATTTTGGCGCTGCCGCAGATGCTGCGGCTCGGATATGACCGCAGCCTGTCGATCGGCGTGGTCTGCGCGGGCGGATCGCTCGGAACCATGATGCCGCCGTCGATCGTCCTGATCATATACGGCCTCGTCGCCGGCGTCTCGATCGCAGACCTCTTCGTTGCCGCCATCACGCCTGCGATGCTCCTGCTCGGCTGCTACATCGCCTACGTGCTGATCCGCTGCCTGCGCGATCCCTCGCTCGGCCCGCCGATGTCGGCCGAGGAACATGCGGAGGAGTCCCTCGGCAGCGCGCTGAGGTCCCTCGTCGCGCCGCTGTTCATCGTGCTCGTCGTGCTCGGCTCGATCTATGGCGGCATTGCCTCCATCACCGAAGCCGCCGCGCTCGGCGTCTCCTCGGTGATCGTGATCTCGGCCCTGCGGCGCGAACTCAACTTCGCCATGATGCAGGAGAGCCTCGTCCACACGCTGGAGACCTGCGGCATGATCATCTGGATCGGCATCGCGGCGGCCGTGCTGGTGGGCGTCTACAACCTGATGGGCGGCAACCGCTTCGTCTCGGCCGCGATCCTCGGTCTCGACGCCTCGCCGGTCGTCATCATCATGGTGATGATGCTCATCCTGCTGGTGCTCGGCATGTTCCTCGACTGGATCGGCATCGCGCTTCTGACGCTGCCGATCTTCGTGCCGATCATTACGGAGCTCGGCTTCGACCCGATCTGGTTCGGCATCCTGTTCGCGGTCAACATGCAGGTGTCCTACCTGACGCCGCCCTTCGGACCGGCCGCCTTCTACCTGAAGAGCGTCGCGCCGCCGGACATCACGCTGAAGCACATCTACACCGCGCTGCTGCCCTTCATAGGGCTGCAACTACTGGTGCTGGCGCTGCTCCTGTTCTTTCCGCAAATCGCCATCTGGCCGCTGTAG
- the dgoD gene encoding galactonate dehydratase produces the protein MKITAVTAHVVNAEMRNWIFVKVQTDVPGLHGWGEATLEWKTKSVAGAVEDLAPLVVGRNPLDIEQAVRAMRKHSFWRLGAIGMSAVSGIELALWDIMGKHFGVPVWRLVGGKTRDRVHVYTHLGFGDMRAVYETDSADPLVERAQEVLSRGYTAFKVVILPYVHAYAPRKAVAHVERLMGSLREAVGPDIEIMLDFHGKPGSVATALSFIEAVAPFHPMFVEEPIQPGDVRGMRMVTEKSTVPIATGERLVERSEFEDHFHARAMDIVQPDICHCGGLLEAKKIAAMAEAAGMGVAPHNPLGPIAGAAALHFAVSTPSHIIQEEMVGAVPWYFDVVQGPIRMVDGHWQVPETPGLGIEVDEAECARHPFAPEVYHTTNAVLADGTIVDW, from the coding sequence TTGAAGATCACCGCCGTCACCGCTCACGTCGTCAACGCCGAGATGCGCAACTGGATCTTCGTCAAGGTCCAGACCGACGTGCCTGGCCTGCACGGCTGGGGCGAGGCGACGCTGGAGTGGAAGACGAAGAGCGTCGCCGGCGCCGTCGAGGACCTCGCGCCGCTGGTCGTCGGCCGCAATCCGCTCGACATCGAGCAGGCTGTGCGGGCGATGCGCAAGCATTCCTTCTGGCGCCTCGGCGCCATCGGCATGAGCGCGGTTTCCGGCATAGAACTGGCGCTCTGGGACATCATGGGCAAGCATTTCGGCGTGCCGGTCTGGCGGCTCGTGGGCGGCAAGACCCGAGACAGGGTCCACGTCTACACCCACCTCGGCTTCGGCGACATGCGCGCCGTCTACGAGACCGACAGCGCGGACCCGCTGGTGGAGCGCGCGCAGGAGGTGCTTTCGCGTGGCTACACTGCCTTCAAGGTGGTCATCCTGCCTTATGTCCACGCCTACGCGCCGCGCAAGGCCGTTGCCCATGTCGAGCGGCTGATGGGCAGCCTCCGCGAGGCGGTGGGGCCGGACATCGAGATCATGCTCGACTTCCACGGCAAGCCCGGCTCCGTCGCCACCGCGCTCTCCTTCATCGAGGCCGTGGCGCCATTCCATCCGATGTTCGTCGAGGAGCCGATCCAGCCCGGCGACGTGCGCGGCATGCGCATGGTCACGGAGAAATCGACCGTGCCGATCGCCACCGGCGAGCGCCTCGTCGAGCGCAGCGAATTCGAGGACCATTTCCACGCCCGCGCGATGGACATCGTCCAGCCCGACATCTGCCACTGCGGCGGCCTGCTCGAGGCCAAGAAGATCGCCGCCATGGCCGAGGCCGCCGGCATGGGGGTGGCGCCGCACAACCCTCTCGGGCCGATCGCCGGCGCGGCGGCGCTGCACTTCGCCGTCTCGACGCCCTCCCACATCATCCAGGAGGAGATGGTCGGCGCCGTGCCATGGTATTTCGACGTTGTGCAGGGTCCGATCCGCATGGTCGACGGCCACTGGCAGGTGCCGGAGACGCCGGGCCTCGGCATCGAGGTGGACGAAGCCGAATGCGCCAGGCATCCCTTCGCGCCGGAAGTCTATCACACCACCAATGCGGTTCTCGCGGACGGCACGATCGTCGACTGGTAG
- the xseA gene encoding exodeoxyribonuclease VII large subunit: protein MPDLLSPDSPTNAAEFTVSELSGALKRTVEDAFGNVRVRGEISGYRGPHSSGHAYFALKDDRARLEAVIWKGTFARLKFRPEEGMEVIAQGKLTTYPGSSKYQIVIDSIEPAGAGALMALLEERKRRLAAEGLFEQARKQLLPFMPRVIGVVTSPTGAVIRDIIHRISDRYPLHVLVWPVRVQGETTGMEVSNAVAGFNALQPGGAIPRPDVLIVARGGGSLEDLWGFNDEAIVRAVATSGIPVISAVGHETDWTLIDLAADVRAPTPTGAAEMAVPVKADLEATLASLGARLKNCSSRNFDRKRQALRAAARALPSADQLLALPRRRFDEASARLDRCLNVGIERKRARFAGLRLTPATLERRMAEAGRHLARLGARIPGAHSALLRDRSHRLARSAARLGLEPLLRRMSACDDRVANLGRRADRAADVRLARLSDRLSQAARLNASLSYKAVLDRGFVVVHDASGAPVKRAATLGAGDQVSLQFADASTGAVIVGEVGPAKPRPKAAPSSKTPPAGQGSLF from the coding sequence ATGCCCGATCTCCTCTCTCCCGATTCTCCCACTAATGCCGCCGAGTTCACCGTTTCGGAGCTTTCCGGCGCGCTGAAGCGCACCGTCGAGGACGCCTTCGGCAACGTGCGGGTGCGCGGGGAGATTTCCGGCTATCGCGGGCCGCACTCCTCCGGCCATGCCTATTTCGCGCTGAAGGACGACCGCGCCCGGCTGGAAGCGGTGATCTGGAAGGGCACCTTCGCGCGGCTGAAGTTCCGCCCCGAGGAAGGCATGGAGGTGATCGCACAAGGCAAGCTCACCACCTACCCGGGCTCATCGAAGTACCAGATCGTCATCGACAGCATCGAGCCCGCAGGCGCGGGCGCGCTGATGGCGCTGCTGGAGGAACGCAAGCGCCGGCTGGCGGCGGAAGGCCTGTTCGAGCAGGCGCGCAAGCAGCTGCTGCCCTTCATGCCGAGGGTGATCGGCGTCGTCACCTCGCCGACCGGCGCGGTGATCCGCGACATCATCCATCGGATCTCGGACCGCTATCCACTGCATGTGCTGGTGTGGCCGGTGCGCGTGCAGGGGGAGACGACAGGCATGGAAGTGTCCAACGCGGTCGCCGGCTTCAACGCGCTCCAGCCCGGCGGCGCGATCCCCCGACCGGACGTCCTGATCGTGGCGCGTGGCGGCGGCAGCCTGGAGGATCTCTGGGGGTTCAACGACGAGGCGATCGTACGCGCGGTCGCGACCTCCGGCATCCCGGTCATCTCCGCCGTCGGCCACGAGACCGACTGGACATTGATCGATCTCGCCGCTGACGTTCGCGCACCGACGCCGACCGGCGCGGCCGAGATGGCGGTGCCGGTTAAGGCCGATCTCGAAGCAACGCTCGCCAGCCTTGGCGCGCGGCTGAAGAACTGCTCGTCGCGCAATTTCGACCGCAAGCGCCAGGCACTGCGCGCCGCCGCGCGCGCCCTGCCCTCGGCCGACCAGCTGCTCGCGCTGCCCCGCCGCCGCTTCGACGAGGCCTCGGCCCGGCTCGACCGCTGCCTCAACGTCGGTATCGAGCGAAAGCGCGCCCGCTTCGCCGGCCTGCGCCTGACCCCTGCCACGCTGGAGCGGCGCATGGCCGAGGCCGGCCGCCACCTCGCCCGTCTCGGCGCGCGCATTCCCGGCGCGCATTCCGCGCTGCTGCGCGACCGCTCCCACCGGCTCGCCCGCTCCGCCGCGCGGCTGGGACTGGAGCCGCTGCTACGGCGCATGTCGGCCTGCGACGATCGCGTGGCGAACCTCGGCCGCCGGGCAGACCGGGCAGCGGATGTGCGGCTCGCGCGCCTTTCCGACCGGCTCTCGCAGGCGGCGCGCCTCAATGCTTCCCTTTCCTACAAGGCGGTGCTGGACCGCGGCTTCGTTGTTGTCCATGACGCCTCCGGCGCGCCGGTCAAACGGGCCGCCACGCTCGGGGCCGGGGACCAGGTCTCCCTGCAGTTCGCCGACGCCTCGACCGGCGCGGTGATCGTCGGGGAAGTCGGCCCCGCGAAGCCGCGCCCCAAGGCAGCGCCATCTTCCAAAACTCCGCCGGCCGGCCAAGGGTCGCTCTTCTGA
- a CDS encoding DUF1127 domain-containing protein has product MNIFQNYRNWRRYRSAIDELSRLSSRELDDIGITRADIPHVARRGR; this is encoded by the coding sequence ATGAACATTTTCCAGAACTATCGCAACTGGCGCCGCTATCGCAGCGCTATCGACGAACTCAGCCGCCTGAGCTCCCGCGAGCTCGACGACATTGGCATCACGCGCGCGGACATCCCGCACGTCGCACGCCGCGGCCGCTGA
- the acnA gene encoding aconitate hydratase AcnA, with product MSNSLDSFNCRRTLKVGDREYVYFDLTEAEKNGLDGVSRLPFSMKVLLENLLRNEDGRSVTKADIEAVKDWLADKGSAGHEIAYRPARVLMQDFTGVPAVVDLAAMRDGIKALGGDPQKINPLVPVDLVIDHSVIVDEFGTPMAFARNVELEYERNGERYRFLKWGQQAFQNFRVVPPGTGICHQVNLEYLGQTVWTKDEDGATVAYPDTCVGTDSHTTMINGLGVLGWGVGGIEAEAAMLGQPVSMLLPEVVGFKLTGSMKEGVTATDLVLTVVQMLRKKGVVGKFVEFFGEGLASMTLADRATIGNMGPEYGATCGFFPVDRETLKYLTISGREKDRIALVEAYSKAQGMFWEPGASEPVFTDTLELDLGDVVPSMAGPKRPEGRIPLPGIAAGFEEALVKEYKKDASEADKRWKVEGEDFDLGHGDVAIAAITSCTNTSNPSVLIGAGLLARNANRLGLKQKPWVKTSLAPGSQVVAEYLEKAGLQKELDQIGFNLVGFGCTTCIGNSGPLPPAVSKTINDKGLIAAGVLSGNRNFEGRISPDVQANYLASPPLVVAYALAGTVTKDLTKEPIGQDRDGKDVFLKDIWPSNQEIQEFIQKHVTRDLFEQKYAEVFTGDENWQAVQIPAGETYAWDDDSTYVQNPPYFAGMPKKAGDIGKIQGARILGLFGDKITTDHISPAGSIKAASPAGQYLTDHGVGVADFNQYGTRRGNHEVMMRGTFANIRIRNFMLGENGREGGYTIHYPSKEEMSIYDAAMQYKQEGVPLVVFAGVEYGNGSSRDWAAKGTNLLGVKAVVAQSFERIHRSNLVGMGVIPFVFEEGTSWASLGLKGDEKVTIDGLENIKPRQKMIAKVEYADGTTADVPIICRIDTLDELDYFKNGGILQYVLRDLAA from the coding sequence GTGTCTAATTCTCTCGACAGCTTCAATTGCCGCCGCACCCTCAAGGTGGGAGACAGGGAGTACGTCTACTTCGACCTGACGGAGGCCGAGAAGAACGGGCTCGACGGCGTGTCGCGCCTGCCTTTCTCGATGAAGGTGCTCCTGGAGAACCTGCTGCGCAACGAGGATGGCCGATCGGTCACCAAGGCCGACATCGAGGCGGTGAAGGACTGGCTGGCCGACAAGGGCTCGGCGGGACACGAGATCGCCTACCGTCCGGCGCGCGTGCTGATGCAGGATTTCACCGGCGTTCCCGCCGTCGTCGACCTCGCGGCCATGCGCGACGGCATCAAGGCGCTCGGCGGCGATCCCCAGAAGATCAACCCGCTGGTGCCGGTCGACCTCGTCATCGACCATTCGGTGATCGTCGACGAGTTCGGTACGCCGATGGCCTTTGCCCGCAATGTCGAGCTCGAATACGAGCGCAACGGCGAGCGCTACCGCTTTCTGAAATGGGGCCAGCAGGCCTTCCAGAATTTCCGTGTCGTGCCGCCCGGCACCGGCATCTGCCACCAGGTGAACCTCGAATATCTCGGCCAGACTGTCTGGACGAAGGACGAGGACGGCGCGACGGTCGCCTATCCCGACACCTGCGTCGGCACCGATTCGCACACCACCATGATCAACGGCCTCGGCGTGCTCGGCTGGGGCGTCGGCGGCATCGAGGCGGAAGCGGCCATGCTCGGCCAGCCGGTGTCGATGCTCCTGCCCGAGGTCGTCGGCTTCAAGCTCACCGGCTCGATGAAGGAAGGCGTGACCGCGACCGATCTCGTGCTGACGGTCGTGCAGATGCTGCGCAAGAAGGGCGTCGTGGGCAAGTTCGTCGAGTTCTTCGGCGAAGGGCTCGCCTCGATGACGCTCGCCGACCGAGCCACGATCGGCAACATGGGTCCGGAGTACGGCGCGACCTGCGGCTTCTTCCCGGTCGACAGGGAGACACTGAAGTATCTTACGATTTCCGGCCGCGAAAAGGATCGCATCGCCCTTGTCGAGGCCTACTCCAAGGCGCAGGGCATGTTCTGGGAGCCCGGTGCATCCGAGCCGGTCTTCACCGACACGCTGGAACTCGATCTCGGCGACGTGGTGCCCTCGATGGCCGGACCGAAGCGTCCCGAGGGGCGCATCCCGCTTCCGGGCATTGCCGCCGGCTTCGAGGAGGCACTGGTCAAGGAATACAAGAAGGACGCTTCCGAGGCCGACAAGCGCTGGAAGGTGGAAGGCGAGGATTTCGACCTCGGCCATGGCGACGTGGCGATTGCGGCCATCACGTCCTGCACCAACACGTCCAACCCGTCGGTGCTCATCGGTGCCGGCCTTCTGGCCCGCAACGCCAACCGTCTCGGCCTCAAGCAGAAGCCGTGGGTGAAGACCTCGCTGGCGCCGGGTAGCCAAGTGGTCGCCGAGTATCTCGAGAAGGCCGGCCTGCAGAAGGAGCTCGACCAGATCGGCTTCAATCTCGTCGGCTTCGGTTGCACGACCTGCATCGGCAATTCCGGCCCGCTGCCGCCGGCGGTGTCCAAGACCATCAACGACAAGGGCCTGATCGCGGCGGGCGTTCTGTCCGGCAACCGCAACTTCGAAGGCCGCATCTCGCCCGACGTGCAGGCCAACTATCTCGCCTCGCCGCCGCTGGTCGTCGCCTATGCCCTCGCCGGTACGGTCACCAAGGACCTGACCAAGGAACCGATCGGGCAGGACAGGGACGGCAAGGACGTGTTCCTGAAGGACATCTGGCCCTCCAACCAGGAGATCCAGGAGTTCATCCAGAAGCACGTCACGCGCGATCTGTTCGAGCAGAAGTACGCCGAGGTGTTCACCGGCGACGAGAACTGGCAGGCGGTGCAGATCCCGGCCGGGGAGACTTATGCCTGGGACGATGATTCCACCTACGTCCAGAACCCGCCCTACTTCGCCGGCATGCCGAAGAAGGCGGGCGACATAGGCAAGATCCAGGGCGCGCGCATCCTTGGCCTGTTCGGCGACAAGATCACCACCGATCACATCTCGCCGGCGGGTTCGATCAAGGCCGCTTCCCCGGCGGGGCAGTACCTCACCGACCACGGCGTTGGCGTCGCCGACTTCAACCAGTACGGCACACGGCGCGGCAACCATGAAGTCATGATGCGCGGCACCTTCGCCAACATCCGCATCCGCAACTTCATGCTGGGCGAGAACGGCCGCGAGGGCGGCTACACGATCCACTATCCCTCGAAAGAGGAGATGTCGATCTACGACGCCGCCATGCAGTACAAGCAGGAGGGCGTGCCGCTGGTCGTGTTCGCCGGCGTTGAGTACGGCAACGGCTCCTCGCGCGACTGGGCGGCCAAGGGCACCAACCTGCTCGGCGTCAAGGCGGTCGTCGCGCAGTCCTTCGAGCGCATCCACAGGTCGAACCTCGTCGGCATGGGCGTCATCCCCTTCGTCTTCGAGGAAGGCACGTCATGGGCCTCGCTCGGCCTCAAGGGCGACGAGAAGGTCACCATCGACGGGCTCGAAAACATCAAGCCGCGCCAGAAGATGATCGCCAAGGTCGAATATGCGGACGGAACGACCGCCGACGTGCCGATCATCTGCCGCATTGATACGCTCGACGAGCTCGACTACTTCAAGAATGGCGGCATCCTGCAGTACGTGCTGCGCGACCTCGCCGCCTGA
- a CDS encoding zinc-ribbon domain-containing protein, whose protein sequence is MLTEDEWAIMQPVLIQSLEQVARYRRESGSALPEALDTLAEGDERLPALALFEKMTGMNETNVNAIWHHRASMYGPDCTECGKPLRTPKARLCAYCGTERV, encoded by the coding sequence ATGCTGACAGAGGACGAGTGGGCGATCATGCAACCAGTGCTCATCCAATCGCTGGAGCAGGTCGCGCGATATCGCCGAGAGAGCGGCTCAGCCTTGCCGGAAGCGCTGGACACACTTGCTGAGGGGGATGAGCGGCTTCCCGCGCTGGCGCTGTTCGAGAAGATGACCGGAATGAACGAAACCAATGTCAATGCAATCTGGCATCACCGCGCCAGCATGTACGGACCCGATTGCACCGAGTGTGGGAAGCCTTTGCGGACACCGAAGGCGCGCCTGTGCGCATACTGCGGCACCGAACGGGTTTGA
- the ccmA gene encoding heme ABC exporter ATP-binding protein CcmA: protein MRMIARELSGERGGEPVFSGISFTLADGEGLLVTGPNGSGKSTLLRIVAGLLPSSGGTMEIADADARWPDIASASHYLGHQNALKPALSVRENLGFWRDYMGEPHLAVTEALEMVGLEEIGHLPLGYLSTGQKRRIAIARLLVSYRPVWLLDEPTAGLDRASEKQFADLMRTHLEDGGMILAATHLPLGLEWTHELRMGA from the coding sequence ATGCGGATGATCGCCAGGGAACTTTCCGGCGAACGGGGCGGCGAACCGGTATTTTCCGGCATCTCCTTCACGCTTGCCGACGGTGAGGGGCTGCTCGTCACGGGACCCAACGGTTCCGGCAAGTCGACGCTGCTTCGTATCGTGGCGGGCCTGCTTCCTTCCTCGGGCGGGACGATGGAGATCGCGGACGCGGACGCCCGGTGGCCCGACATCGCCTCGGCCAGCCACTATCTCGGCCACCAGAACGCGCTGAAGCCGGCGCTCAGCGTGCGCGAGAATCTCGGCTTCTGGCGCGACTACATGGGAGAGCCGCACCTAGCGGTTACCGAAGCGCTCGAGATGGTGGGCCTCGAAGAGATCGGCCACCTGCCGCTCGGCTACCTGTCGACCGGCCAGAAGCGTCGCATCGCGATTGCTCGGCTGCTGGTCAGCTACCGTCCGGTCTGGCTGCTCGACGAGCCGACGGCCGGCCTCGACAGGGCGTCCGAAAAGCAGTTCGCGGACCTGATGCGGACGCATCTCGAGGACGGCGGCATGATCCTCGCCGCCACCCACCTGCCGCTCGGGCTGGAGTGGACGCACGAACTGAGGATGGGGGCCTGA